One part of the Raphanus sativus cultivar WK10039 chromosome 7, ASM80110v3, whole genome shotgun sequence genome encodes these proteins:
- the LOC108816962 gene encoding uncharacterized protein At1g66480 isoform X1, with product MGNSITIKRKRAKVMKIDGEVFRIKTPATAREVTADYPGYVLLDSEAVKHFGVRSKPLEPSQFLKPKKTYFLVELPKLPPEKTSETDNKLPYRRVMSGIHVGAKERLEMLMLSRRTVSDVAIGRSDGGDGLGLGPGQTSVRFRLPRSQITKFMEESQDDSEIADKILSLYRERSGEIGGGESHRKLGAGEIKAREKQVSFAGDGGRELPVLWSRTGNESSSLG from the exons ATGGGAAACAGCATAACgatcaagagaaagagagccAAAGTGATGAAAATAGACGGCGAGGTTTTCCGCATTAAAACTCCGGCGACGGCGAGAGAAGTAACGGCGGATTATCCCGGCTACGTGCTGTTAGACTCCGAAGCTGTTAAACACTTCGGAGTACGTTCGAAACCGCTCGAGCCGAGCCAGTTCTTGAAACCCAAGAAGACGTATTTTCTCGTCGAGCTTCCCAAGCTTCCGCCGGAGAAGACGTCGGAAACTGATAATAAGCTTCCGTACCGGCGAGTGATGTCAGGTATTCACGTCGGGGCGAAGGAGCGGCTGGAGATGCTCATGCTCTCTCGGAGAACGGTTTCGGACGTGGCGATCGGTAGATCCGACGGCGGCGatgggcttgggcttgggccTGGACAAACGAGCGTGAGGTTTAGGCTGCCTCGTTCTCAAATTACAAAGTTTATGGAGGAGAGCCAGGATGATTCTGAGATCGCCGATAAGATTTTAAGTCTCTACAGGGAGAGATCCGGCGAGATTGGCGGCGGTGAGAGCCACCGGAAACTTGGAGCCGGAGAGATTAAGGCACGTGAG AAGCAGGTGAGTTTCGCCGGAGATGGTGGACGGGAGCTTCCTGTTTTATGGAGCAGAACCGGAAACGAGTCATCATCACttggataa
- the LOC108816953 gene encoding uncharacterized protein LOC108816953, with translation MDSEKALELVKHGATLLFLDVPQHTLIGIDTQMFTVGPAFKGIKMIPPGIHFVFYSSSTRDGKEFSPTIGFFIDVAPSQVIVRKWNQQDEWLAKVSEEEEERYSQAVKSLEFDKHLGPYNLSQYGAWKHLSNYITKDVVEKFEPVGGEITVIYESAILKGGPKTEMERALDAQMKKSNSEASASSTEQPKGNRFYYTSIPRIIKHKGMSGQELTSLNLDKTQLLESVLSKEYKASEDLLLGELQFSFVAFLMGQSLESFMQWKSLVSLLLGCTEAPFQTRSELFTKFIKVIYHQLKYGLQKESSGPEMGVLALLDDSWLASDSFLHLLCKDFFALVEEESVVDGDLLSWTRKFKELLENRLGWEFQKKSDVDGIFFDEDDEYAPVVEMLDENHGDYMAT, from the exons ATGGATTCGGAAAAGGCACTAGAACTAGTGAAGCATGGAGCTACGCTTCTATTTCTCGACGTTCCTCAGCATACTCTCATCGGAATCGATACTCAG ATGTTCACAGTGGGGCCAGCTTTCAAAGGGATAAAGATGATCCCTCCTGGAATTCACTTTGTATTCTACAGTTCGTCCACCAG GGATGGTAAAGAGTTTTCACCTACCATTGGTTTCTTCATTGATGTTGCTCCTTCTCAG GTTATTGTACGCAAATGGAATCAGCAAGACGAGTGGCTAGCCAAAGTATCTGAGGAAGAG GAGGAGAGATATTCTCAAGCAGTGAAGAGTTTGGAATTTGACAAGCATCTTGGTCCGTACAATTTAAGCCAATATGGAGCATGGAAGCACTTGTCTAACTACATTACCAAGGATGTTGTTGAGAAGTTTG AGCCTGTTGGAGGAGAAATAACAGTCATCTACGAATCTGCTATCCTAAAAGGCGGACCTAAGACGGAAATGGAAAGAGCGCTTGACGCGCAGATGAAGAAAAGCAACTCTGAGGCATCAGCATCATCTACTGAGCAACCCAAAGGGAATAGGTTTTACTATACTTCTATTCCTCGGATTATAAAGCACAAGGGAATGTCTGGTCAGGAGCTAACCTCTTTGAATCTTGACAAG ACTCAACTATTAGAAAGCGTATTGTCAAAGGAGTACAAAGCCTCGGAAGACTTGCTTCTTGGGGAGCTACAGTTTTCATTTGTAGCATTTTTG ATGGGGCAATCTCTTGAATCCTTCATGCAATGGAAGTCCTTAGTTAGTCTTTTACTAGGCTGCACTGAAGCG CCATTTCAGACTAGGAGTGAACTTTTCACAAAG TTCATTAAAGTCATCTACCATCAACTAAAGTATGGACTACAGAAAGAGAGCAGTGGTCCAGAGATGGGCGTACTTGCACTTCTTGATGATTCTTGGCTAGCTTCAGATAGCTTTCTTCATTTGCTTTGCAAG GACTTTTTTGCGTTAGTGGAAGAGGAATCTGTAGTTGATGGAGATTTATTGTCGTGG ACAAGGAAGTTCAAGGAGTTGCTGGAGAACCGATTAGGATGGGAGTTTCAAAAGAAGAGTGATGTTGATGGGATTTTCTTTGACGAAGATGATGAG TATGCTCCTGTGGTTGAGATGTTGGATGAAAATCATGGAGACTATATGGCCACATAG
- the LOC108816962 gene encoding uncharacterized protein At1g66480 isoform X2 — translation MGNSITIKRKRAKVMKIDGEVFRIKTPATAREVTADYPGYVLLDSEAVKHFGVRSKPLEPSQFLKPKKTYFLVELPKLPPEKTSETDNKLPYRRVMSGIHVGAKERLEMLMLSRRTVSDVAIGRSDGGDGLGLGPGQTSVRFRLPRSQITKFMEESQDDSEIADKILSLYRERSGEIGGGESHRKLGAGEIKKQVSFAGDGGRELPVLWSRTGNESSSLG, via the exons ATGGGAAACAGCATAACgatcaagagaaagagagccAAAGTGATGAAAATAGACGGCGAGGTTTTCCGCATTAAAACTCCGGCGACGGCGAGAGAAGTAACGGCGGATTATCCCGGCTACGTGCTGTTAGACTCCGAAGCTGTTAAACACTTCGGAGTACGTTCGAAACCGCTCGAGCCGAGCCAGTTCTTGAAACCCAAGAAGACGTATTTTCTCGTCGAGCTTCCCAAGCTTCCGCCGGAGAAGACGTCGGAAACTGATAATAAGCTTCCGTACCGGCGAGTGATGTCAGGTATTCACGTCGGGGCGAAGGAGCGGCTGGAGATGCTCATGCTCTCTCGGAGAACGGTTTCGGACGTGGCGATCGGTAGATCCGACGGCGGCGatgggcttgggcttgggccTGGACAAACGAGCGTGAGGTTTAGGCTGCCTCGTTCTCAAATTACAAAGTTTATGGAGGAGAGCCAGGATGATTCTGAGATCGCCGATAAGATTTTAAGTCTCTACAGGGAGAGATCCGGCGAGATTGGCGGCGGTGAGAGCCACCGGAAACTTGGAGCCGGAGAGATTAAG AAGCAGGTGAGTTTCGCCGGAGATGGTGGACGGGAGCTTCCTGTTTTATGGAGCAGAACCGGAAACGAGTCATCATCACttggataa
- the LOC108815327 gene encoding uncharacterized protein LOC108815327, translated as MVLEKATEAEEEWRSANNREPAPSPVRLSNNSSRQRWCPPQYGALKCNIGVSWDQTTSISGAAWILRDNNGAVLLHSRRAFSGVSSLMEAELCGFWFAVESMVSTRQRNVIFESHYNLAREALLNPTRFPSLCSLLNEIISLFPRLQTWQMAYAGMRMFNVIVLLQGLRTVWLVMGDSLHIYIARGGPSWLLVTLNAEASGS; from the coding sequence ATGGTGCTTGAGAAGGCTACAGAAGCGGAAGAGGAATGGAGGTCTGCTAACAATAGAGAACCTGCACCGTCGCCGGTCAGGTTATCCAACAACAGTAGCCGACAGAGATGGTGCCCTCCTCAGTACGGGGCTCTAAAATGCAATATTGGTGTGTCCTGGGATCAGACTACGTCTATCAGCGGAGCGGCTTGGATTTTGCGTGATAACAACGGAGCAGTACTGTTACACAGCCGACGTGCCTTCTCTGGAGTCTCTTCTCTCATGGAAGCAGAGCTGTGTGGTTTCTGGTTTGCAGTGGAGAGTATGGTTTCTACCCGTCAACGTAATGTCATTTTTGAGTCCCACTATAATCTAGCTCGTGAAGCTCTACTCAATCCTACAAGGTTTCCGAGTCTGTGCTCACTGCTTAACGAGATTATATCCTTATTTCCTCGTCTTCAAACCTGGCAAATGGCGTATGCCGGTATGCGTATGTTCAACGTAATCGTCCTGCTACAAGGATTGCGGACAGTGTGGTTGGTGATGGGAGATTCACTTCATATATACATTGCGAGGGGTGGTCCTAGTTGGCTACTTGTAACTTTGAATGCTGAAGCGTCTGGTAGCTGA
- the LOC108816955 gene encoding E3 ubiquitin-protein ligase SINA-like 2, with the protein MMKETNREKGVAGEASSSSSRRKRQRLASVAEDEGRGVTASVDEDEVIPPEARSGTLLDLDLLDCPVCLEALTKHVFQCDNGHIACSSCCLKLRNKCPACALPIGNNRCRIVERIVESVTVPCPNAKHGCTEKFSYGKESAHEEECGFSLCYCPAPDCNFAGVYKDLYSHYDADHKDTTRRFVCGTPHHTYLAPGPGPKISVLQEYRVGPLVVVQCFEGAQGMSLTVNCIAPSAPGVGKFSFDLTHSLGRQTVTFGSTEMNRIQRVNLETPEEDFMSIPSYLVSPIMVKNLRICIRRLEEEEEEEEEEEEEEEEAGEEDGEEEDQEEADEDYDDDEEEADEVDVVNNVRRSTRQKKVNSKYQNKVK; encoded by the exons ATGATGAAAGAGACGAACAGGGAGAAAGGCGTCGCTGGAGAAGCGTCGAGTAGCAGCAGCCGCCGAAAGAGACAGCGACTTGCTTCCGTTGCTGAAGATGAAGGCAGAGGAGTAACGGCGAGTGTAGACGAAGATGAAGTGATACCTCCGGAGGCACGGTCGGGGACTCTGCTCGATTTGGACCTTCTCGATTGTCCCGTTTGCTTGGAAGCACTGACCAAACATGTCTTTCAG TGTGACAACGGACACATAGCTTGTTCGTCTTGCTGTCTCAAACTGAGAAACAAATGCCCTGCCTGCGCTTTACCCATCGGTAACAACCGATGCAGAATCGTGGAGAGAATTGTCGAATCAGTCACCGTCCCGTGTCCGAACGCAAAACATGGTTGTACGGAGAAGTTCTCTTACGGCAAAGAATCAGCACATGAGGAAGAATGCGGTTTCTCTCTTTGCTACTGCCCTGCACCGGACTGCAACTTCGCTGGTGTGTACAAAGATCTCTACAGTCACTATGATGCTGACCACAAGGATACAACGAGGCGTTTCGTGTGTGGCACTCCCCACCACACATATCTTGCCCCTGGCCCAGGCCCGAAGATTTCAGTCCTTCAGGAATACAGAGTTGGTCCGTTGGTTGTGGTTCAGTGTTTCGAGGGGGCGCAAGGAATGTCTTTGACTGTGAACTGTATAGCTCCGTCTGCTCCAGGAGTTGGGAAGTTTTCCTTTGATTTGACCCACTCTTTGGGACGTCAGACTGTGACGTTTGGATCGACGGAGATGAATAGGATTCAGAGAGTGAACTTGGAAACTCCTGAGGAAGACTTTATGTCGATTCCTTCCTATTTGGTTTCACCGATTATGGTGAAGAACTTGCGTATTTGCATCCGCCggctagaagaagaagaagaagaggaagaggaagaggaagaagaagaagaagaagctggtgaagaagatggcgaagaagaagaccaagaagaagctgatgaagattatgatgatgatgaagaagaagctgatgaggTTGACGTTGTTAACAATGTTCGCAGGTCAACTCGTCAGAAGAAGGTTAACTCCAAATACCAAAACAAAGTCAAGTAA
- the LOC130497593 gene encoding transcription factor RHD6-like, which yields MALLNDHPNEPNYISKQNSSSEDLSSPENYGLASSSSTMNSDHQQNHQGVVFYPSGESVEDHNSLLDFNGSSFLNFNNNNHHESFPHPTISCGGGLSFLEGNNMSYGFTNWSQHHMDIISPRPTETPGINQGHKDWLYSDSTVVTTGSRHESLSPKSAGNKRPYTGKSIQPPSKKPSSGANGKAKPKTITPPKDPQSLAAKNRRERISERLKTLQELVPNGNKVDLVTMLEKAIGYVKFLQLQVKVLATDEFWPAQGGKAPDISQVKDAIDAILSSSQRDRNSNPINNK from the exons ATGGCACTCCTTAATGACCATCCCAACGAGCCTAATTACATCTCAAAACAAAACTCCTCATCCGAAGATCTCTCATCACCGGAGAATTATGGATTGGCTTCGAGCAGTAGCACGATGAATTCAGATCATCAACAAAATCATCAAGGGGTTGTGTTTTACCCTTCGGGCGAATCCGTTGAAGATCACAACTCTTTGTTAGATTTCAACGGATCATCATTTCTTAacttcaacaacaacaatcatcATGAGAGCTTTCCTCATCCAACCATAAGTTGCGGTGGTGGCTTGTCTTTTTTGGAAGGCAACAACATGAGCTACGGCTTCACAAATTGGAGTCAACATCATATGGATATTATTAGCCCTAGACCCACTGAAACTCCGGGGATAAATCAAGGCCACAAAGACTGGCTATACTCTGATTCAACTGTCGTAACCACTGGTTCTAGACATGAGTCTCTCTCCCCTAAATCCGCTGGAAACAAACGTCCATATACG GGAAAGAGCATTCAACCACCCTCAAAGAAACCGAGTAGCGGCGCTAACGGGAAAGCCAAACCTAAGACAATAACTCCACCTAAAGATCCACAAAGCCTAGCAGCCAAG AATCGAAGAGAAAGGATAAGTGAACGTCTCAAGACATTGCAAGAACTTGTACCAAATGGCAACAAG GTTGATCTGGTGACGATGTTAGAGAAGGCTATTGGTTATGTCAAGTTtcttcagttacaagttaag GTACTTGCGACCGATGAGTTTTGGCCAGCACAAGGAGGAAAAGCTCCAGACATTTCTCAAGTTAAAGACGCCATTGATGCCATCCTCTCTTCATCACAAAGAGACAGGAATTCGAATCCAATCAACAATAAATGA
- the LOC108816954 gene encoding polyadenylation and cleavage factor homolog 5-like, with amino-acid sequence MSSFVHQRNTHRHAGNTLKRPLDNPGGYGGRIGGFQEEDRSRYAPPPQKRPRYQTQPQFQSGTPPLYNRRHQHDDSNLSRVSNYGDVINSNSSNISTFTHRNSQSNADYQKPYGYGNPNPQSVPLPLPYRKLDGFDSLPEWVPNFAPNTNRDVTGVRFNANPPLSQAPPVFTNLPNSMPLTHSNMDSVVSQSLPQQPIVSKELADLLSVLNNKEKEKECDLGLDFDKINLNVRHESVVKSLYSDMPRQCSSCGVRFKCQEEHSKHMDWHVRKNRMAKDATKAMTTRVSQKPKKSRDWFASSSLWLSAATGATVEGAKPAFGGTQKTKEEEKQQQHMVHADENQKMCALCLESLEEFFSHEEDDWMYRDAVYLHMNGSGPIAHVKCMPEPRKAPAKESTKPVMVAASAVVC; translated from the coding sequence ATGTCTTCATTCGTTCATCAGAGAAACACCCATCGCCACGCTGGAAACACGTTGAAGAGACCGCTCGACAACCCCGGTGGCTACGGCGGAAGAATCGGAGGTTTCCAAGAGGAGGATCGAAGCCGTTACGCGCCGCCGCCTCAGAAACGCCCCAGATACCAGACGCAACCGCAATTCCAATCGGGGACTCCTCCTCTGTATAATCGTCGTCATCAACATGATGATAGTAACTTGTCTAGGGTTTCTAATTACGGTGATGTGATCAATTCTAATTCGAGTAATATCTCTACTTTTACCCATCGTAATTCGCAATCTAACGCTGATTATCAGAAACCTTACGGTTATGGAAACCCTAATCCCCAATCGGTTCCGCTTCCTTTGCCTTATCGCAAACTTGACGGTTTCGATTCGTTACCGGAATGGGTTCCTAATTTCGCACCCAACACAAACCGTGACGTAACCGGAGTCCGGTTTAATGCTAATCCACCACTTTCTCAAGCACCACCCGTGTTTACGAATTTGCCAAATTCAATGCCTTTGACTCATTCAAACATGGATTCTGTTGTGTCTCAATCGTTACCACAACAACCTATTGTGAGCAAAGAATTGGCAGATTTACTTAGCGTTCTtaacaacaaagaaaaagagaaagaatgTGATCTTGGGcttgattttgataaaattaatcTTAACGTGCGACATGAATCTGTTGTTAAGTCTCTTTATTCCGACATGCCGAGGCAGTGTTCGTCGTGTGGTGTTAGATTCAAGTGTCAAGAAGAGCACAGCAAGCACATGGACTGGCATGTTAGGAAGAACAGGATGGCTAAAGACGCGACCAAGGCCATGACTACGAGGGTGAGCCAGAAACCGAAGAAGTCGCGTGATTGGTTTGCGAGCTCGTCTCTTTGGCTCAGTGCAGCAACAGGAGCGACGGTCGAAGGGGCTAAACCTGCTTTTGGAGGAACCCAGAAGACTAAAGAAGAGGAGAAGCAGCAGCAACATATGGTGCATGCTGACGAGAACCAGAAGATGTGTGCGTTGTGCTTGGAATCGTTGGAAGAGTTTTTCAGCCATGAAGAAGATGATTGGATGTACAGAGATGCTGTCTACTTGCACATGAACGGGTCTGGTCCTATAGCTCATGTCAAGTGTATGCCCGAACCACGAAAAGCGCCTGCAAAGGAATCGACAAAGCCAGTTATGGTTGCTGCGAGTGCAGTTGTCTGCTGA
- the LOC108816956 gene encoding uncharacterized protein LOC108816956 has translation MNSALMLRRFICVNASATLSSVSPSPRKKPLIFLGSPQVSVTVLEALFDASSAPNSSFEVAGIVTQPPARRDRRRKVLPSPVAQYALEKGLPSDLILSPEKAGDEAFLSTLRDLQPELCVTAAYGNILPTKFLNIPVHGTVNIHPSLLPLYRGAAPVQRALQDGVQETGVSLAFTVRKLDAGAVIASKRLQVDDQIKAPELLSLLFSEGSKLLIRELPLIFDGSAKSKAVPQDDSKATLAPKIAPDEAWLSFNEEAFVLHNKVRAFAGWPGTRAKVLVLDDKSGQQNELELKIITTRICQSTEVLNGEQDYVTFKKGSLVFPCGGGTVLEVLEVQLPGKKAINATSFWNGLRGQKLKKL, from the exons ATGAACTCGGCGCTAATGCTACGTCGTTTCATCTGCGTCAACGCTTCCGCAACTCTTTCTTCCGTATCTCCATCTCCGAGGAAGAAGCCTCTCATCTTCTTAGGCTCTCCTCAA GTTTCCGTGACAGTGCTCGAAGCTCTTTTCGACGCATCTTCCGCACCAAACTCTTCCTTCGAG GTTGCTGGAATTGTCACACAGCCTCCGGCGAGAAGAGACAGGAGGAGAAAAGTGTTGCCTTCTCCAGTAGCGCAATACGCTCTTGAAAAGGGCTTACCTTCTGATCTGATCCTCTCCCCTGAGAAGGCAGGAGAT GAAGCGTTCTTGTCCACTTTAAGAGATTTGCAACCTGAGCTTTGTGTTACTGCTGCTTATGGGAATATTTTGCCAACCAAGTTCCTTAATATTCCGGTTCACG GGACAGTGAATATACATCCTAGTTTGTTGCCACTCTACCGTGGTGCTGCTCCAGTGCAAAGAGCATTGCAG GATGGTGTTCAAGAAACAGGAGTGTCATTAGCATTTACGGTGCGGAAGCTAGATGCAGGGGCAGTGATTGCCTCTAAGAGGTTACAAGTAGATGATCAAATAAAG GCACCAGAACTACTCTCGTTATTATTTTCTGAAG GGTCTAAGCTTCTTATCCGTGAACTTCCGTTGATATTTGACGGGTCAGCAAAATCAAAAGCAGTTCCTCAAGATGATTCTAAAGCTACCTTAGCTCCAAAG ATAGCTCCTGACGAGGCTTGGCTTTCTTTCAACGAGGAAGCTTTTGTTCTACATAACAAG GTTCGTGCATTCGCAGGATGGCCGGGAACACGAGCTAAAGTCTTGGTCCTCGATGACAAAAGCGGTCAGCAAAACGAGCTAGAGCTTAAGATCATCACCACTCGGATATGCCAAAGTACAGAAGTTCTGAACGGTGAACAGGATTATGTAACTTTCAAGAAAGGTTCATTGGTGTTTCCCTGTGGAGGAGGCACAGTTTTGGAG GTACTTGAagttcaacttcctggtaagAAAGCAATCAATGCGACTTCTTTTTGGAATGGCTTGAGAGGTCAAAAGCTGAAGAAGCTATGA